The following coding sequences lie in one Saccopteryx bilineata isolate mSacBil1 chromosome 5, mSacBil1_pri_phased_curated, whole genome shotgun sequence genomic window:
- the COX18 gene encoding cytochrome c oxidase assembly protein COX18, mitochondrial isoform X1, producing MLCRLGGRWLQPLPVVRLGARGPQFAPAPPGGGKCTALPAWAVASVSAVGAGGWYKDLASSAPVQGVEELLLGAHSATGLPWWGSILLTTVALRGAVTLPLAAYQHYILAKVENLQPEIKNIARHLNQEVAVRANQLGWSKRVARLTYLKNMRRHVSELYVRDNCHPFKATVLVWIQLPMWIFMSVALRNFSTGATHSEAGFSVREQLATGGALWFPDLTALDSTWILPVSLGVINLLIVEIFALQKIRMSRFQAYATHFVRAVSVLMIPIAATVPSSIVLYWLCSSFMGLSQNLLLRSPRFRRLCRIPLTRGESDTPYKDLFAAFYAKFISRK from the exons ATGCTTTGCAGGCTTGGCGGTAGGTGGCTGCAGCCGCTGCCTGTCGTGCGGCTCGGAGCCCGGGGCCCGCAGTTTGCGCCGGCCCCACCTGGCGGTGGCAAGTGCACCGCTCTTCCCGCGTGGGCGGTGGCTTCGGTGTCTGCAGTTGGCGCGGGCGGCTGGTACAAGGACCTGGCCTCTTCGGCGCCGGTGCAGGGCGTGGAAGAGCTGCTGCTCGGCGCGCACAGCGCCACGGGCCTGCCCTGGTGGGGCAGCATCCTCCTCACCACCGTGGCCCTGCGTGGCGCCGTCACGCTGCCCCTAGCGGCCTACCAGCACTACATCCTGGCGAAG GTGGAGAATTTGcagccagaaataaaaaatattgcgaGGCATCTTAACCAAGAAGTTGCAGTTCGTGCAAATCAGTTGGGGTGGTCCAAAAGAGTTGCCAG GCTCACGTATCTAAAGAATATGCGGAGGCACGTTTCAGAGCTGTATGTTCGGGATAACTGCCACCCTTTTAAAGCTACGGTGTTGGTCTGGATTCAGCTTCCAATGTGGATCTTCATGTCGGTTGCACTCCGGAATTTTAGCACAGGGGCAACACACTCAGAAG CAGGTTTTTCTGTTCGGGAGCAGTTAGCCACTGGTGGGGCCCTGTGGTTTCCTGACCTCACTGCACTGGATTCCACTTGGATTCTGCCTGTCTCCCTTGGTGTCATCAATTTATTAATAGTAGAG ATTTTTGCTCTGCAAAAAATTAGAATGTCTCGTTTTCAGGCGTATGCTACGCACTTTGTTCGGGCAGTATCAGTGTTGATGATTCCAATTGCTGCGACAGTACCTTCA tcaatTGTTCTCTACTGGTTATGCTCCAGCTTCATGGGCCTTTCACAGAACTTGCTGCTGCGTTCTCCTAGGTTTCGCCGGCTCTGCCGAATACCATTGACCCGGGGAGAGTCAGACACTCCTTATAAGGACCTCTTTGCTGCCTTTTACGCCAAGttcatttcaagaaaatga
- the COX18 gene encoding cytochrome c oxidase assembly protein COX18, mitochondrial isoform X3 — MLCRLGGRWLQPLPVVRLGARGPQFAPAPPGGGKCTALPAWAVASVSAVGAGGWYKDLASSAPVQGVEELLLGAHSATGLPWWGSILLTTVALRGAVTLPLAAYQHYILAKVENLQPEIKNIARHLNQEVAVRANQLGWSKRVARLTYLKNMRRHVSELYVRDNCHPFKATVLVWIQLPMWIFMSVALRNFSTGATHSEAGFSVREQLATGGALWFPDLTALDSTWILPVSLGVINLLIVEAYATHFVRAVSVLMIPIAATVPSSIVLYWLCSSFMGLSQNLLLRSPRFRRLCRIPLTRGESDTPYKDLFAAFYAKFISRK, encoded by the exons ATGCTTTGCAGGCTTGGCGGTAGGTGGCTGCAGCCGCTGCCTGTCGTGCGGCTCGGAGCCCGGGGCCCGCAGTTTGCGCCGGCCCCACCTGGCGGTGGCAAGTGCACCGCTCTTCCCGCGTGGGCGGTGGCTTCGGTGTCTGCAGTTGGCGCGGGCGGCTGGTACAAGGACCTGGCCTCTTCGGCGCCGGTGCAGGGCGTGGAAGAGCTGCTGCTCGGCGCGCACAGCGCCACGGGCCTGCCCTGGTGGGGCAGCATCCTCCTCACCACCGTGGCCCTGCGTGGCGCCGTCACGCTGCCCCTAGCGGCCTACCAGCACTACATCCTGGCGAAG GTGGAGAATTTGcagccagaaataaaaaatattgcgaGGCATCTTAACCAAGAAGTTGCAGTTCGTGCAAATCAGTTGGGGTGGTCCAAAAGAGTTGCCAG GCTCACGTATCTAAAGAATATGCGGAGGCACGTTTCAGAGCTGTATGTTCGGGATAACTGCCACCCTTTTAAAGCTACGGTGTTGGTCTGGATTCAGCTTCCAATGTGGATCTTCATGTCGGTTGCACTCCGGAATTTTAGCACAGGGGCAACACACTCAGAAG CAGGTTTTTCTGTTCGGGAGCAGTTAGCCACTGGTGGGGCCCTGTGGTTTCCTGACCTCACTGCACTGGATTCCACTTGGATTCTGCCTGTCTCCCTTGGTGTCATCAATTTATTAATAGTAGAG GCGTATGCTACGCACTTTGTTCGGGCAGTATCAGTGTTGATGATTCCAATTGCTGCGACAGTACCTTCA tcaatTGTTCTCTACTGGTTATGCTCCAGCTTCATGGGCCTTTCACAGAACTTGCTGCTGCGTTCTCCTAGGTTTCGCCGGCTCTGCCGAATACCATTGACCCGGGGAGAGTCAGACACTCCTTATAAGGACCTCTTTGCTGCCTTTTACGCCAAGttcatttcaagaaaatga
- the COX18 gene encoding cytochrome c oxidase assembly protein COX18, mitochondrial isoform X2, producing MLCRLGGRWLQPLPVVRLGARGPQFAPAPPGGGKCTALPAWAVASVSAVGAGGWYKDLASSAPVQGVEELLLGAHSATGLPWWGSILLTTVALRGAVTLPLAAYQHYILAKVENLQPEIKNIARHLNQEVAVRANQLGWSKRVARLTYLKNMRRHVSELYVRDNCHPFKATVLVWIQLPMWIFMSVALRNFSTGATHSEGFSVREQLATGGALWFPDLTALDSTWILPVSLGVINLLIVEIFALQKIRMSRFQAYATHFVRAVSVLMIPIAATVPSSIVLYWLCSSFMGLSQNLLLRSPRFRRLCRIPLTRGESDTPYKDLFAAFYAKFISRK from the exons ATGCTTTGCAGGCTTGGCGGTAGGTGGCTGCAGCCGCTGCCTGTCGTGCGGCTCGGAGCCCGGGGCCCGCAGTTTGCGCCGGCCCCACCTGGCGGTGGCAAGTGCACCGCTCTTCCCGCGTGGGCGGTGGCTTCGGTGTCTGCAGTTGGCGCGGGCGGCTGGTACAAGGACCTGGCCTCTTCGGCGCCGGTGCAGGGCGTGGAAGAGCTGCTGCTCGGCGCGCACAGCGCCACGGGCCTGCCCTGGTGGGGCAGCATCCTCCTCACCACCGTGGCCCTGCGTGGCGCCGTCACGCTGCCCCTAGCGGCCTACCAGCACTACATCCTGGCGAAG GTGGAGAATTTGcagccagaaataaaaaatattgcgaGGCATCTTAACCAAGAAGTTGCAGTTCGTGCAAATCAGTTGGGGTGGTCCAAAAGAGTTGCCAG GCTCACGTATCTAAAGAATATGCGGAGGCACGTTTCAGAGCTGTATGTTCGGGATAACTGCCACCCTTTTAAAGCTACGGTGTTGGTCTGGATTCAGCTTCCAATGTGGATCTTCATGTCGGTTGCACTCCGGAATTTTAGCACAGGGGCAACACACTCAGAAG GTTTTTCTGTTCGGGAGCAGTTAGCCACTGGTGGGGCCCTGTGGTTTCCTGACCTCACTGCACTGGATTCCACTTGGATTCTGCCTGTCTCCCTTGGTGTCATCAATTTATTAATAGTAGAG ATTTTTGCTCTGCAAAAAATTAGAATGTCTCGTTTTCAGGCGTATGCTACGCACTTTGTTCGGGCAGTATCAGTGTTGATGATTCCAATTGCTGCGACAGTACCTTCA tcaatTGTTCTCTACTGGTTATGCTCCAGCTTCATGGGCCTTTCACAGAACTTGCTGCTGCGTTCTCCTAGGTTTCGCCGGCTCTGCCGAATACCATTGACCCGGGGAGAGTCAGACACTCCTTATAAGGACCTCTTTGCTGCCTTTTACGCCAAGttcatttcaagaaaatga